A window from Flavobacterium gyeonganense encodes these proteins:
- a CDS encoding PepSY domain-containing protein, whose protein sequence is MTLSFWRYAHLALALFSSVFLILASVTGIILAINAAQEKTLPYKAANFDQITLGETLPVLKKAYPEITELSIDYNQFITLQAIDGNGDDINAYIDPKTGKILGTPEKKSEFIQWVTGFHRSLFLHEAGRFFVGVISFCLLLISISGFVLVLKRQRGIRNFFSKVIKEYFAQYYHVILGRLALIPILIIALTGTYLSLERFNFFMGDEKARPVKTELSEEAKKTSIFKNTFLSDIKKIEFPFTDDPEEYYIIELKDREIEVNQITGAVVSEKRFTNTVQLSALSLDLHTGRINAVWAIILALACFNILFFIYSGFAITLKRRSSRIKNKYKAHESSIIFLVGSENGSTFRFANAILKQLIDQGHKAFISELNRFSVYPKAEHIIVFSSTHGLGDAPSNGTQFKSLLHKQHQQQKINFSVVGFGSESYPDFCQFAVEIDQLLENQNWAERFLELQTVNDKSAVEFVNWVKLWSKKTGIPLAVTPSLYNHVPKGLQKLMVLDKTAISETEHTFILTLRTNMRAKFKSGDLLAIYPANDSRERLYSIGNHSGNIQLVVKLHPHGLGSGFLNNLEAGNTFKARIIANKTFHFPAKAPKVAMISNGTGIAPFLGMIEQNKKKTETHLYCGFRMETETVSRYKKFSDEMVQKQKLMGFHMALSREAEHIYVMDLIKRDTDFFIDLLQQDGFIMICGSLAMQKDVEEILNEICLVNSIKTLYDYKKNGQLLTDCY, encoded by the coding sequence ATGACTCTCTCTTTCTGGCGTTACGCTCATCTGGCTTTGGCCTTATTTTCTTCCGTATTTTTAATTTTGGCTTCGGTAACCGGAATCATTCTGGCGATCAATGCAGCTCAGGAAAAAACATTGCCATATAAAGCAGCCAATTTCGATCAGATAACTTTAGGAGAAACGCTGCCTGTACTAAAAAAAGCATATCCTGAAATTACAGAGCTGAGTATCGATTATAATCAGTTTATAACACTACAGGCAATCGATGGGAATGGAGATGACATCAACGCTTACATAGATCCTAAAACCGGTAAAATATTAGGTACGCCTGAGAAAAAAAGTGAATTTATTCAATGGGTTACAGGTTTTCACCGTTCTTTGTTTCTTCATGAAGCAGGACGTTTTTTTGTGGGTGTAATCTCTTTTTGCCTATTACTAATATCAATTTCGGGTTTTGTTCTTGTTTTAAAGAGACAGCGCGGAATCCGAAATTTCTTTTCTAAAGTCATTAAAGAATATTTTGCGCAATACTACCATGTCATTTTGGGACGACTGGCTTTGATTCCGATTTTGATTATTGCGCTTACCGGAACCTATCTGTCACTGGAAAGATTCAACTTTTTTATGGGTGATGAAAAAGCAAGGCCTGTAAAAACGGAATTATCGGAAGAAGCGAAAAAAACTTCCATATTCAAAAACACCTTTCTTTCTGATATAAAAAAAATAGAATTCCCTTTTACGGATGATCCGGAAGAATATTATATTATTGAATTAAAAGACCGTGAAATTGAAGTAAATCAGATTACCGGAGCTGTTGTTTCAGAAAAACGCTTCACTAATACCGTTCAGTTATCTGCGTTGAGTCTTGATCTTCATACAGGAAGAATAAATGCAGTCTGGGCTATCATTTTGGCTTTAGCCTGTTTCAATATTCTTTTCTTTATTTATTCGGGATTTGCGATTACTCTAAAACGACGCTCCAGCCGTATAAAAAATAAATATAAGGCTCATGAAAGCAGTATTATTTTTTTAGTGGGTTCTGAAAACGGGAGCACTTTCAGGTTTGCCAATGCAATTCTGAAGCAGTTAATAGATCAGGGACACAAAGCTTTTATATCCGAGTTGAACCGGTTTTCTGTTTATCCAAAAGCAGAGCATATTATTGTCTTTTCTTCGACGCACGGCTTAGGTGACGCCCCATCAAACGGAACTCAGTTTAAATCGCTTTTGCACAAGCAGCATCAACAACAGAAAATCAATTTTTCTGTTGTTGGCTTTGGTTCAGAATCGTATCCTGACTTTTGCCAGTTTGCAGTCGAAATCGATCAGCTTTTAGAAAACCAAAACTGGGCAGAACGTTTTCTGGAACTGCAAACCGTTAATGATAAATCGGCAGTTGAATTTGTTAACTGGGTAAAATTGTGGAGTAAAAAAACCGGAATTCCGTTAGCTGTTACTCCATCTTTATACAACCATGTTCCCAAAGGGCTGCAAAAACTCATGGTTTTAGACAAAACAGCTATTTCTGAAACAGAACATACTTTTATCCTAACATTGCGGACTAATATGCGGGCTAAATTCAAATCCGGAGATTTACTGGCTATTTATCCTGCTAATGATTCGCGCGAACGCCTCTACTCTATCGGAAATCATTCTGGAAACATTCAGTTGGTTGTCAAACTGCATCCTCACGGATTAGGTTCGGGATTTTTAAATAATCTTGAAGCAGGTAATACGTTTAAAGCCCGAATCATAGCCAACAAGACTTTTCATTTTCCGGCTAAAGCTCCAAAAGTAGCTATGATCTCTAACGGAACCGGAATTGCTCCTTTTCTTGGAATGATTGAGCAAAATAAGAAAAAAACTGAAACTCATTTGTACTGCGGTTTTAGAATGGAAACCGAAACCGTTTCCCGTTATAAAAAGTTTTCAGATGAAATGGTTCAGAAACAAAAGCTTATGGGGTTTCATATGGCGCTATCGCGTGAAGCCGAACATATTTACGTAATGGATTTAATAAAACGTGATACTGATTTTTTTATTGATTTATTACAGCAAGATGGCTTCATCATGATTTGCGGTTCTCTAGCCATGCAAAAAGACGTTGAAGAAATTCTGAATGAAATATGTTTAGTCAACAGCATTAAAACTCTTTACGATTATAAGAAAAACGGACAATTATTAACTGATTGTTATTAA
- a CDS encoding polysaccharide deacetylase family protein — MTRLLYKLLNRNLKNIIVPGMVFLFSVAVFAQEQKRNWNGKKCAVVLTYDDALNIHLDKVIPMLNSYQFKGTFYLIGSSPVVSLRIEEWRTAAKQGHELGNHTLNHPCNGNMPGREFVTSETDLSKYTVARAVKETQITNTLLKAIDGKNERTFAYPCGDFTINDTLYYNFLKNDFVAARGVSSGYLNKKEVDFSNINSFFENGSTAEQMIAQVEEAEKKDSFIVFLFHGVGGEHALNIDLEEHRKLLEYLKKRKKIFGLPQW, encoded by the coding sequence ATGACCAGACTTCTTTATAAACTATTAAACAGAAACCTCAAAAACATAATAGTTCCCGGGATGGTTTTTCTATTTTCAGTCGCAGTTTTTGCCCAGGAACAAAAAAGAAACTGGAATGGTAAAAAATGCGCTGTTGTACTGACGTATGATGATGCTTTAAATATCCATCTTGACAAAGTTATTCCGATGCTTAATTCGTATCAGTTTAAAGGAACTTTTTACCTGATAGGCTCCTCGCCTGTTGTTTCTCTGAGAATCGAAGAATGGAGAACAGCTGCCAAGCAAGGACATGAACTTGGAAATCATACTTTAAACCATCCATGTAACGGAAATATGCCGGGAAGGGAATTTGTAACATCTGAAACTGATTTGTCGAAATATACCGTTGCCAGAGCGGTTAAAGAAACCCAAATTACCAATACCTTACTTAAAGCTATTGACGGCAAAAACGAGCGCACTTTCGCCTATCCTTGCGGAGATTTCACTATTAACGATACACTATATTATAATTTCTTAAAAAACGATTTTGTTGCTGCCCGGGGCGTTTCGTCTGGTTATTTAAACAAAAAGGAAGTTGATTTTTCTAATATAAATTCCTTTTTTGAAAACGGAAGTACAGCCGAACAAATGATAGCACAGGTCGAAGAAGCAGAAAAAAAGGATTCTTTTATTGTTTTTCTGTTCCATGGTGTAGGCGGTGAACATGCCCTGAATATCGATTTAGAAGAACACCGAAAATTACTGGAGTATTTGAAGAAAAGAAAAAAGATATTTGGGTTGCCACAATGGTAG
- a CDS encoding ankyrin repeat domain-containing protein has protein sequence MKTNLFVSLALVASAFVNAQQKNILLEQSFWKTAPNVEAVKAEIAKGNNPSASTSNAFDAVVMAINNDAPTETIKFLLEQPGNEINKPTHDNRIYLHWASGKGNAEIVKYLIAKGSDVNLEDSHGAFPVTAAASSGQSNPEIYEAFFKAGIDPKKKYQNGANLLLLAISSDKELKAAEYFATKGLSLKDVDNDGNTAFTYAARSGNIALLKKLLEKGVKPNDNALFTAAQGSRRESNTIETYKYLVEEVKIKPTAINNSGQNVLHLLAGKPNQTEIINYFISKGVDPNKADKEGTTPLMAAASARETSALELFISTTKNVNLQNLKGESALTNAVKYGTPEAVSLLLAKGADVNVKDKDGNNLGVYLVQSYRPQMMGRGNDNANAKQDPFASKIKLLQDKGLNLATPQKDGNTLYHVAVIKNDLALLKKMADLNIDINAKNKDGLTPLHKAAMVAKDDTILKYLLSIGAKKEIITEFDENAYALAKENESLTKSNISVEFLK, from the coding sequence ATGAAAACTAACCTTTTTGTTTCTTTAGCCTTAGTAGCTTCGGCATTCGTAAATGCCCAGCAAAAAAACATATTATTAGAACAATCTTTTTGGAAAACAGCTCCCAATGTTGAAGCTGTAAAGGCAGAAATAGCAAAGGGAAACAACCCCTCTGCCTCAACATCAAATGCTTTTGATGCGGTTGTAATGGCAATTAATAATGATGCTCCAACAGAAACTATAAAATTCTTATTGGAACAGCCAGGGAATGAAATAAATAAGCCAACACATGATAACCGAATTTACCTTCACTGGGCTTCAGGAAAAGGAAATGCTGAAATTGTAAAATATCTGATTGCTAAAGGATCTGATGTGAACTTAGAAGACAGCCACGGTGCATTCCCTGTAACGGCAGCAGCCAGCAGCGGCCAAAGCAATCCTGAAATTTATGAGGCTTTTTTTAAAGCCGGAATAGATCCTAAGAAAAAATACCAAAATGGTGCTAACCTGTTATTATTGGCTATTTCATCTGATAAAGAATTAAAAGCTGCCGAATATTTTGCCACAAAAGGATTGTCCTTAAAAGATGTAGATAATGATGGTAATACCGCTTTTACGTACGCTGCAAGATCCGGAAATATAGCATTATTGAAAAAACTTCTTGAAAAAGGAGTTAAGCCAAATGATAATGCACTTTTTACTGCTGCACAAGGAAGCCGTAGAGAAAGTAATACAATCGAAACCTATAAATATCTGGTTGAAGAAGTAAAAATCAAACCAACTGCAATAAATAATTCAGGGCAAAATGTTTTGCATCTTTTGGCAGGAAAACCAAACCAGACAGAAATTATCAACTATTTCATAAGCAAAGGTGTTGATCCCAATAAAGCAGATAAAGAAGGAACAACTCCGTTAATGGCTGCTGCTTCTGCAAGGGAAACCTCTGCTCTGGAACTTTTCATTTCTACAACAAAAAATGTAAACCTTCAAAATTTAAAAGGGGAATCCGCCTTGACAAATGCAGTAAAATACGGAACCCCTGAAGCTGTAAGTTTGCTTTTAGCCAAAGGTGCCGATGTAAATGTAAAAGACAAAGACGGTAATAATTTAGGCGTTTATCTTGTTCAGTCTTATCGCCCGCAAATGATGGGGCGAGGTAACGATAACGCTAACGCAAAACAAGATCCTTTTGCAAGCAAAATAAAATTATTACAGGATAAAGGACTAAACTTAGCCACTCCTCAAAAAGACGGAAACACATTATACCATGTGGCCGTTATCAAAAATGATTTAGCCCTGCTTAAAAAAATGGCTGACTTAAACATCGACATCAATGCCAAAAACAAAGACGGATTAACACCTCTTCATAAAGCTGCAATGGTTGCTAAAGATGATACAATCCTGAAATATCTTTTATCTATTGGTGCAAAAAAAGAAATTATCACTGAATTTGACGAAAATGCTTATGCTCTGGCAAAAGAAAATGAGTCACTTACAAAAAGTAATATTTCAGTTGAATTTTTAAAGTAA
- a CDS encoding TlpA family protein disulfide reductase yields MKKLFVAVLLFFSVIAVKAQVVGLEVGDIAPEIDLPDTKGEKVALSSLRGGLVLVDFWASWCGPCIKEQPELLKLYNTYSGKLDIYGVSLDTKKPVWTGVITKLKLPWTQVSDLKYWSSAAATDYMVQALPFNVLVDKNGIILAKNIHGNKLNEMVKELLTQ; encoded by the coding sequence ATGAAGAAATTATTTGTTGCCGTATTGTTGTTTTTTTCTGTGATTGCCGTTAAAGCACAGGTTGTAGGTCTTGAAGTGGGAGATATAGCTCCTGAAATTGATCTTCCGGATACAAAAGGGGAAAAGGTAGCCCTTTCATCTTTAAGAGGTGGATTAGTATTAGTTGACTTTTGGGCTTCGTGGTGCGGGCCTTGTATTAAAGAACAGCCTGAATTATTAAAATTATACAACACATATTCAGGAAAATTAGATATTTACGGAGTTTCATTAGATACAAAAAAGCCGGTTTGGACAGGAGTGATAACAAAACTCAAACTTCCATGGACACAGGTAAGTGATTTAAAATACTGGAGCTCTGCAGCAGCAACTGACTATATGGTGCAAGCATTGCCATTCAATGTTTTAGTAGATAAAAATGGAATTATTCTGGCCAAAAATATCCATGGTAATAAATTAAATGAAATGGTGAAAGAATTGTTGACACAATAA
- a CDS encoding LacI family DNA-binding transcriptional regulator produces MEENKHVTIYDIAKKLNLATSTISRALQDHHTISDKTIKKVKKTAEEMGFVPNTLAAGLRGNKTKTIGVLIPTVTQPFLSSLISGIEIAAQKSGYTVIIMQSHDSSEEEVNMAKSLYSNRVSGVICSLAMETRDTSHFLQFSNNNIPLVFVDRVPKDFNTFRVIIDNYSAGYKATKHLIEQGCLRIAHLTAGSEFGNLYNERRRGYIEALKDHNLPVDEELIVNLKSVTYEEGVMASNKLFDLNPIPDGIFAAGDIIAVSAVQTAKKRGIKVPEDIAVIGFNNDPISQIIDPPLSTITHPAEKMGKAAADIIIKNLKKAKGDEVKEITFLNTEVLARESSARKK; encoded by the coding sequence ATGGAAGAAAATAAACATGTAACGATATACGATATTGCTAAAAAATTAAATTTAGCAACTTCAACAATTTCCAGGGCTTTACAGGATCATCATACGATTAGTGATAAAACAATAAAAAAAGTAAAAAAGACAGCAGAAGAAATGGGGTTTGTACCCAATACTTTAGCAGCTGGCTTACGCGGCAATAAAACCAAAACCATAGGCGTTTTAATTCCGACAGTTACTCAGCCTTTTTTATCTTCATTAATCAGTGGTATCGAAATTGCCGCGCAAAAATCCGGTTACACGGTAATCATTATGCAGTCACATGACTCTTCTGAAGAGGAAGTAAATATGGCTAAGTCTTTGTACAGCAATCGTGTAAGCGGTGTTATTTGTTCATTGGCTATGGAAACCAGGGATACGTCACATTTTTTGCAATTTTCGAACAATAATATTCCTCTAGTTTTTGTGGACAGGGTTCCTAAGGATTTCAATACTTTCAGGGTTATCATCGATAATTATTCGGCAGGTTATAAAGCGACCAAACATCTTATAGAGCAGGGTTGCCTCCGAATCGCGCATTTAACTGCAGGGTCTGAATTTGGTAATTTATATAATGAAAGGAGAAGAGGGTATATTGAAGCTTTAAAAGATCATAATTTGCCTGTGGATGAAGAACTGATTGTGAATTTAAAATCAGTTACTTATGAAGAAGGAGTAATGGCAAGCAATAAATTGTTTGATTTGAATCCAATTCCGGATGGTATATTTGCAGCTGGTGATATTATTGCCGTTAGTGCTGTTCAGACGGCTAAAAAGCGAGGGATTAAAGTTCCGGAAGACATCGCTGTTATTGGATTTAATAATGACCCCATTTCTCAAATCATTGATCCTCCTTTATCTACGATAACTCATCCGGCTGAAAAAATGGGTAAGGCTGCTGCTGATATTATCATTAAAAATCTAAAAAAAGCTAAAGGTGATGAGGTTAAGGAAATCACTTTTTTAAATACTGAGGTTTTGGCAAGGGAGTCTTCGGCAAGAAAAAAATAA
- a CDS encoding PQQ-dependent sugar dehydrogenase has product MKKTNYMLSLSMAVLTLFSCSNDDKTLNDPGTPTNPVENNSPNTVYTPAFEGQTRIGGLQTNTEYEAKIITSGLTSPWGVKSLPDGRLLVTEKTKGTLRIVKVTGEVSAAITGLPTVNPSNQGGLLGLCLDPDFASNRMIYWVFAEAGTGGNRTAVAKGKLSNDEKTIEGATVIYRANPANPSDLHYGGRILFDKTGNLIVSTGERSVLETRPLAQSVTAALGKVIRITKDGQPASGNPNFNQAGALPELYSIGHRNPQGLALHPDTGEIWLSEHGPRGGDEINRLKAGSNYGWPVITYGIEYGGQKIGEGIQKKEGMEQPVYYWDPVVSPSGMTFYKGNRVPEWENNLFIGALSGQHIIRLAIKDNRVIGEERLLVSEGQRFRDITQGNDGALYAVTDGGRLYKIDKK; this is encoded by the coding sequence ATGAAAAAAACAAACTACATGCTGAGTCTTTCGATGGCAGTATTGACATTATTCAGCTGTTCAAATGATGACAAAACTTTGAATGATCCGGGCACACCAACAAATCCGGTTGAGAATAATTCACCCAACACAGTCTATACTCCTGCATTTGAAGGTCAAACCAGAATTGGCGGGCTTCAGACTAATACAGAGTATGAAGCAAAAATTATCACTTCAGGGTTAACAAGTCCATGGGGCGTCAAAAGTCTTCCTGATGGCAGACTTTTAGTTACTGAAAAAACAAAAGGAACTTTACGAATTGTGAAAGTGACTGGGGAAGTAAGTGCAGCAATTACAGGTTTACCGACTGTAAATCCGTCAAATCAGGGAGGTTTATTAGGCTTATGTCTTGATCCTGATTTTGCATCCAACCGAATGATTTACTGGGTCTTTGCTGAAGCAGGAACAGGAGGAAATAGAACTGCAGTTGCCAAAGGGAAATTATCAAATGATGAAAAAACAATCGAAGGGGCTACAGTAATTTATCGTGCAAATCCGGCAAATCCAAGTGATCTTCATTATGGCGGACGTATTCTTTTTGATAAAACCGGAAACCTTATCGTTAGTACAGGAGAGCGTTCTGTTTTAGAAACCAGACCATTAGCTCAGTCAGTTACGGCTGCCTTAGGAAAAGTAATCCGTATAACTAAAGACGGACAGCCAGCATCAGGTAATCCAAATTTTAATCAGGCAGGAGCTTTACCAGAATTGTATAGTATAGGACACAGAAATCCGCAGGGACTGGCACTTCATCCAGATACAGGTGAAATCTGGCTTAGCGAGCATGGACCCCGAGGAGGTGATGAAATTAACCGATTAAAAGCGGGCAGTAACTACGGATGGCCTGTTATTACTTACGGAATTGAGTATGGCGGACAAAAGATAGGTGAAGGAATTCAGAAAAAAGAAGGTATGGAACAGCCTGTTTATTACTGGGATCCTGTTGTGTCACCTAGCGGAATGACATTTTATAAAGGTAATCGTGTGCCAGAATGGGAGAACAACTTATTTATAGGTGCATTAAGCGGTCAGCACATTATACGTCTTGCCATTAAAGACAATCGAGTTATTGGTGAAGAAAGGCTTCTGGTTAGCGAAGGTCAGCGATTTAGAGATATTACCCAGGGAAATGACGGAGCTTTGTATGCTGTAACAGATGGTGGAAGACTGTATAAAATCGATAAAAAATAA
- a CDS encoding DUF2271 domain-containing protein, whose product MKSIIKTALTGTLICLVSFTINAQASKYKCMLQMSNYMGEGAYIVVSLINAKGEYEKTLYVMGDDKKWYKSLKEWNKFHTKKTEDISAKTGASVTGGDRSITSIEIEDSKINKGYKLRFESAVEDQKYYVNDLEIPLTTEGLAEKTEGKGYIRYVRLNKI is encoded by the coding sequence ATGAAGTCTATTATTAAAACTGCTCTTACGGGAACCCTTATATGTCTTGTTTCTTTTACTATAAATGCGCAGGCCTCAAAATATAAATGCATGCTTCAAATGTCAAACTACATGGGTGAAGGAGCTTACATTGTAGTTTCACTTATCAATGCTAAAGGAGAGTATGAAAAAACACTTTATGTAATGGGTGACGATAAAAAATGGTATAAATCACTGAAAGAGTGGAACAAATTTCATACTAAAAAAACTGAAGATATCAGTGCCAAAACCGGTGCTTCTGTTACAGGGGGAGACCGAAGTATTACTTCTATAGAAATTGAAGATTCTAAAATCAACAAAGGCTACAAATTACGTTTTGAATCGGCTGTAGAAGATCAGAAATATTATGTAAACGATCTTGAAATCCCGCTTACCACTGAAGGTCTTGCTGAAAAAACAGAAGGTAAAGGGTACATCAGATACGTAAGACTAAACAAAATATAA
- a CDS encoding peptidase domain-containing ABC transporter → MTPLKRFYNLLHLDKRDVYQIIFYAAFAGLVNLSLPLGIQAIINFIQSGQLSVSWIVLVILVTIGVGFGGILTILQLRIVENLQQRIFVRSSFEFAYKMPLIKFKEMYSEYAPEKANRFFDTLTVQKGTAKLLLDFCTAFLQVGLGIILLVLYHSFFTVIGLLFIVILYVIFKFSYKDGLETSLNESKFKYKVAAWLQEIARNRDSFRKKGGFEYALERNDGYVSKYLNYREKHFQVMKKQYIQLIIFKVIVTAALLSIGGFLVIHHQMNIGQFVAAEIVIVLLINSVEKIIFGLESFYDVLTSLEKIGQVTDMETSCIPETSAVTETGINIETESVGYNYPEHNKKSLKNINLKINQGEKIILRGTNGAGKSTLLRLLSGLLEPESGAMYVTDNYMNRLNEDTYKAQAGTYLQGDTLFAGTIRENILFGNDTLNNDDLKWALDNVGLTPDIKTFPNGLEHQVHPGGNELSASDIQKILLARSIVHKPNILFLEDPVDKMDELTSGKIIDFLLSEQNEWTVIVTSKNDIWKNKCNRMITIDDGKIINDIKL, encoded by the coding sequence ATGACACCATTAAAACGTTTTTACAATCTACTTCATCTTGACAAGCGCGATGTATATCAAATCATTTTTTATGCTGCTTTTGCCGGATTAGTAAACCTTTCACTGCCTTTAGGGATTCAGGCAATTATTAATTTTATCCAGAGCGGACAGCTAAGTGTTTCCTGGATTGTACTTGTAATTTTGGTTACAATTGGAGTTGGTTTCGGAGGAATCCTGACCATCTTACAGCTTCGAATAGTAGAAAACCTGCAGCAGCGAATTTTTGTGCGTTCTTCATTTGAGTTTGCCTACAAGATGCCTTTGATTAAATTTAAGGAAATGTATTCAGAATATGCCCCGGAAAAAGCCAATCGCTTTTTTGATACTTTAACGGTGCAAAAAGGAACTGCAAAGCTTTTACTGGATTTTTGTACTGCTTTTTTACAGGTTGGTCTGGGAATCATATTATTGGTTTTGTACCATTCTTTCTTTACCGTAATCGGTCTTTTGTTTATCGTAATTTTATATGTCATTTTTAAATTTTCATATAAAGATGGACTTGAAACGAGCCTTAATGAATCAAAATTTAAGTATAAAGTAGCGGCCTGGCTTCAGGAAATTGCACGTAATCGTGATAGTTTTCGTAAAAAAGGAGGTTTTGAATATGCGCTGGAAAGAAACGATGGTTATGTAAGCAAGTACCTGAATTATCGTGAAAAACATTTTCAGGTTATGAAAAAACAATATATTCAGCTGATTATTTTTAAAGTTATTGTTACAGCTGCCCTTTTGTCTATTGGTGGTTTCCTGGTAATTCACCATCAAATGAACATCGGGCAGTTTGTGGCAGCTGAAATCGTTATTGTTTTATTAATTAATTCGGTAGAGAAAATTATTTTCGGACTGGAATCTTTCTATGATGTACTGACATCATTAGAAAAAATTGGACAAGTAACCGATATGGAAACGTCTTGTATTCCGGAAACATCTGCAGTAACTGAAACAGGAATAAACATCGAAACTGAAAGTGTAGGTTACAATTATCCGGAGCACAATAAAAAATCGCTTAAAAATATCAACCTGAAAATAAATCAGGGCGAAAAGATCATTTTAAGGGGAACAAACGGCGCCGGAAAAAGTACTTTATTGCGTTTATTGTCAGGTTTGCTTGAACCGGAAAGCGGTGCGATGTATGTAACGGATAATTATATGAATCGTCTTAACGAGGATACTTACAAGGCACAGGCAGGAACTTATTTACAGGGAGATACACTTTTTGCAGGAACCATTAGAGAAAATATTCTGTTTGGGAATGATACACTTAATAATGATGATCTTAAATGGGCTTTAGATAACGTAGGGCTTACGCCGGATATTAAAACATTCCCTAACGGGCTTGAACATCAGGTACATCCGGGTGGTAACGAACTTTCGGCTTCAGATATACAGAAAATTCTTTTGGCACGAAGTATTGTTCATAAACCTAATATATTATTCCTTGAAGATCCGGTTGATAAAATGGACGAATTGACCTCAGGTAAAATTATCGATTTTTTACTTTCTGAACAAAATGAGTGGACGGTAATTGTAACTTCCAAAAATGATATCTGGAAGAACAAATGTAACCGTATGATAACGATCGATGACGGAAAAATTATTAACGACATAAAGCTTTAA
- a CDS encoding FAD:protein FMN transferase — protein MKSSHYKILLLFILISSISGNSQVLRKRTTLLMGGRFDISIVAHDSLTAEQSINEVIEEISRIENLISDWKPDSQVSEVNQNAGIKPVKVDQEVFELTQRAIELSKKTKGAFDVSFAALDRVWKFDGSMNEMPSAEAIKKSVEKVGYKNIVLDSVNSTIFLKLKGMKIGFGALGEGYATDKCRSMMLAKGIKAGIINGSGDMSTWGKQPNGEDWKIGITNPFKPEKILAVVPLNNGAVTTSGNYEKYVVFNGKRYSHIINPATGYPATGLCSVTVFGPSAETANGFSTSLMVLGKKTGMDFIDQYPDYSCIMITDDGKIIKSKNFKISKIDSKLK, from the coding sequence ATGAAATCATCTCATTATAAAATATTGCTTCTTTTTATCCTCATTTCAAGTATTTCGGGGAATTCGCAGGTATTGCGTAAAAGAACGACTTTGCTAATGGGTGGCCGTTTTGATATTAGCATTGTTGCTCATGACTCCCTGACAGCTGAACAAAGCATTAATGAAGTAATAGAAGAAATCAGCCGCATTGAAAACCTGATCTCGGACTGGAAACCAGATTCACAAGTTTCAGAAGTAAATCAAAATGCTGGAATCAAACCCGTAAAAGTAGATCAGGAGGTTTTTGAATTGACGCAGAGAGCAATCGAATTATCTAAAAAAACCAAAGGCGCTTTTGATGTGAGTTTTGCTGCCCTAGACCGTGTTTGGAAATTTGACGGATCCATGAACGAAATGCCTTCGGCGGAAGCGATCAAAAAATCAGTAGAGAAAGTGGGTTATAAAAATATTGTTTTAGATAGTGTAAACTCAACCATTTTCCTTAAACTAAAAGGAATGAAAATTGGCTTTGGTGCTTTGGGAGAGGGATACGCAACAGATAAATGCAGAAGCATGATGCTCGCTAAAGGCATAAAAGCCGGAATCATAAACGGATCCGGTGACATGAGCACCTGGGGAAAGCAACCCAACGGAGAAGACTGGAAAATCGGAATTACGAACCCATTTAAACCTGAAAAAATTTTGGCTGTTGTTCCTTTGAATAACGGTGCAGTAACCACATCAGGCAATTATGAAAAATATGTAGTTTTTAATGGTAAACGATATTCGCACATCATCAATCCGGCAACAGGATATCCGGCAACTGGTTTGTGCAGTGTTACTGTTTTTGGTCCTAGTGCCGAAACTGCAAATGGTTTTAGTACCTCATTAATGGTTCTCGGAAAAAAAACCGGAATGGATTTTATTGATCAATATCCTGATTATAGCTGCATAATGATTACAGATGATGGCAAAATTATTAAATCGAAAAATTTTAAAATCAGTAAAATTGATTCTAAACTGAAATAG